The Nitrospira sp. KM1 genome includes a window with the following:
- a CDS encoding IPT/TIG domain-containing protein — MNIHLPACCMVLLLSWGGEAIAAGASSKLELHPQTGVPGSTVSIVGKGLGAFKSVQVNRVTFGGVPALIQRWDPDVIEVKVPSKAATGPVVVSIGKKTLQAGSFTLVYPKITSIQPAEIEPGHSVEILGEHFGLTAGPRDPNTMFGVNDVVVGGLVVRPRRWKDDRIEVEIPANATSGDMAIRLASSDPLPDGSCCTPVEHTVSNRVALTLIPSVRVDPLKGPVGTKVVLFGKEFGASQGQGDSVSFGGHAGVIAQWTDTTIVTHLPVDAETGPVVLRANGRDRTVGTFTVHIPKVSEIVPPAAPIGTLLKIKGENFGIYSESGDSPFAFADFNTGENRVEIGGVPAVIYRWQNDRIDVWVPYSAKSGPVTVYRGATKPNADGSCCATKGVLTTPAGTFTLVTPSIESYAPKSAGLDELVTIKGAGFGTFLMTAEHAYLGINQKAYKRREDVELNENVSRTEVLFNGIAAQVVSWTDNEIVARVPHRNLYGVGKKGEFFDNLSKGPLVVRRGSWDMLPDGTCCTPKKWITLEAGTFTIEAKGMPDPTYFESIHPEDHTSQ; from the coding sequence ATGAACATCCATCTTCCTGCCTGTTGCATGGTACTTCTCCTGTCGTGGGGCGGTGAAGCCATCGCCGCAGGAGCATCCTCAAAACTCGAATTGCATCCACAAACCGGTGTTCCCGGCTCCACTGTGTCGATTGTCGGCAAAGGCCTGGGAGCGTTTAAGTCGGTCCAGGTGAATCGCGTGACGTTCGGTGGAGTGCCCGCATTAATCCAACGCTGGGACCCCGACGTCATCGAGGTGAAAGTTCCCTCCAAGGCCGCGACCGGCCCCGTGGTGGTGTCTATCGGCAAGAAGACTCTTCAAGCTGGAAGTTTTACGCTGGTCTATCCCAAGATCACATCCATACAACCGGCTGAAATCGAACCGGGGCACAGCGTAGAAATCCTCGGGGAGCATTTCGGCCTGACTGCGGGTCCGAGAGACCCGAATACGATGTTCGGGGTCAACGACGTCGTCGTCGGCGGTCTCGTCGTGCGTCCCAGGAGATGGAAGGACGACAGGATTGAAGTCGAAATTCCAGCGAATGCGACGTCGGGCGACATGGCCATACGTTTGGCTTCCTCCGATCCGCTCCCCGATGGCTCCTGCTGTACGCCGGTGGAGCATACAGTCAGCAACCGCGTCGCATTGACGTTGATTCCAAGCGTCCGGGTGGATCCGCTGAAAGGTCCGGTAGGCACCAAAGTAGTCTTGTTCGGTAAAGAATTCGGCGCTTCACAAGGGCAGGGGGACAGCGTCTCGTTTGGAGGCCATGCCGGCGTCATCGCACAATGGACCGATACCACGATCGTGACTCATCTGCCGGTCGATGCCGAAACGGGACCGGTGGTCTTGAGAGCTAACGGCCGCGACAGAACGGTCGGAACCTTTACCGTTCATATCCCAAAAGTCTCCGAGATCGTGCCGCCCGCGGCTCCTATCGGTACGCTGTTGAAGATCAAAGGCGAAAATTTCGGGATCTATTCGGAGAGCGGTGACAGTCCGTTCGCATTCGCCGATTTCAACACGGGCGAGAACCGGGTCGAAATAGGCGGAGTCCCTGCCGTCATTTATCGCTGGCAGAACGACCGCATCGATGTCTGGGTGCCATACAGCGCCAAGAGCGGTCCGGTGACCGTGTATCGCGGAGCGACAAAACCAAATGCCGACGGGTCCTGCTGCGCGACCAAGGGCGTACTCACGACGCCGGCCGGTACCTTCACGCTCGTTACGCCATCCATCGAGTCCTATGCACCGAAATCTGCAGGGTTGGATGAGCTTGTGACGATCAAAGGGGCTGGATTCGGGACCTTCTTGATGACCGCCGAACACGCCTATTTGGGGATCAATCAGAAAGCGTATAAACGGCGCGAAGACGTCGAACTCAATGAGAATGTCTCTCGTACGGAAGTCCTGTTCAATGGCATCGCCGCGCAGGTGGTGTCATGGACGGATAACGAGATTGTTGCACGCGTTCCGCATCGAAATCTCTATGGGGTCGGGAAAAAAGGAGAGTTCTTCGACAATCTCTCCAAAGGACCGCTTGTTGTCCGGCGCGGTTCCTGGGACATGTTGCCTGACGGCACCTGCTGTACGCCGAAGAAGTGGATTACGCTGGAGGCGGGGACGTTCACCATCGAGGCGAAGGGCATGCCCGATCCGACATACTTTGAGTCGATTCATCCGGAAGATCACACCTCGCAATGA
- a CDS encoding YCF48-related protein, producing the protein MMLLQRVSLVLAILFSVSIVSASDAPLMVTLQSTHTESTLLGLYFRTPQLGWSVGSAGTILKTTDGGKRWKKVTSGTSALLTNVFFLDEKKGWVVGGNGTIRVSRDGGESWTPQIADTQVPLYGMSFVSAGEGWVVGGNGTILHTTDGGAQWSEQTSKTNSALYSVQFTSEKHGVAVGAVGTVLVTQDGGSTWLPLESLGAVTFFDVHFSDAATGWAVGNAGALFQTTDAGQHWIDRTLPCSRTCTKLTDLLHIRFTDAQTGWIVGERGMLYRTSDSGYTWQEHGSIAKVSLFNLSFPDPSHAWASGDKGTIVQLKIGK; encoded by the coding sequence ATGATGCTGCTGCAGCGAGTCAGCCTTGTGCTGGCAATCCTTTTCTCCGTTTCGATCGTCTCCGCCTCGGATGCCCCTCTCATGGTCACTCTCCAATCGACGCATACCGAATCGACTCTCCTGGGCCTGTATTTTCGCACCCCTCAATTGGGATGGTCGGTGGGTTCTGCCGGAACAATATTGAAAACAACCGATGGAGGGAAGCGGTGGAAAAAAGTCACCAGCGGCACCTCCGCCTTGTTGACGAACGTATTTTTCCTGGATGAGAAGAAGGGGTGGGTCGTCGGCGGAAACGGCACGATACGGGTGAGCCGTGACGGAGGAGAATCCTGGACTCCCCAGATTGCCGATACGCAGGTTCCGCTCTATGGAATGTCGTTTGTGTCGGCCGGCGAAGGGTGGGTCGTCGGCGGCAACGGCACGATCCTGCATACCACCGACGGAGGAGCGCAGTGGTCTGAACAGACGAGCAAGACGAACTCCGCGCTGTACTCCGTGCAATTTACCTCGGAGAAGCACGGTGTCGCCGTTGGAGCAGTCGGCACAGTTTTGGTCACTCAGGACGGAGGATCCACATGGCTTCCCTTGGAATCGCTCGGAGCCGTGACGTTTTTTGACGTGCATTTCTCGGACGCCGCCACGGGATGGGCCGTCGGAAATGCAGGAGCCCTTTTTCAGACCACGGATGCCGGGCAGCATTGGATAGACCGGACGCTGCCTTGTTCCAGAACTTGCACGAAACTCACGGATCTGCTGCACATCCGTTTTACCGACGCCCAGACCGGATGGATCGTCGGTGAACGAGGCATGCTGTATCGAACATCCGATAGCGGATACACCTGGCAGGAGCACGGTTCGATCGCGAAGGTATCGCTCTTCAATCTTTCATTCCCCGACCCGTCGCATGCATGGGCGAGCGGAGATAAGGGCACGATCGTGCAGTTGAAGATCGGAAAGTAA